One window of the Bubalus kerabau isolate K-KA32 ecotype Philippines breed swamp buffalo chromosome 9, PCC_UOA_SB_1v2, whole genome shotgun sequence genome contains the following:
- the LOC129619431 gene encoding trace amine-associated receptor 8-like — protein sequence MTSNLSQPDTLQFCYENVNRSCIKSSYSPASRVILYTVFGFGSLLAIFGNFLVMMSVLHFKQLHSPANFLIASLACADFLVGVTVMPFSMVRSVESCWYFGARFCALHSSCDVAFCYSSLFHLCFISIDRYIAVTDPLVYPTKFTVSVSGVCISISWILPIVYSGAVFYTGVSDDGMEELVSALNCIGGCQIVVNQEWVLISVLIFFIPSLIMVILYGKIFIVAKQQALKIENTGSKAESESYKFRVAKRERKAAKTLGVTVVAFMISWLPYTIDILIDAFMGFITPAYIYEICCWGAYYNSAMNPLIYALFYPWFRKAMKVILTGGFFNDSSSTISLFSE from the coding sequence ATGACCAGTAATCTTTCCCAACCTGATACCCTGCAGTTCTGCTATGAGAATGTGAACAGATCTTGTATTAAATCTTCCTACTCACCTGCATCTCGGGTGATTCTGTACACAGTGTTTGGCTTTGGGTCTTTATTGGCTATCTTTGGAAACTTCTTGGTGATGatgtcagttcttcacttcaagCAGCTTCATTCGCCAGCCAATTTCTTGATCGCCTCTCTGGCCTGCGCAGACTTTCTGGTGGGAGTGACCGTGATGCCCTTCAGCATGGTCAGGTCCGTGGAGAGCTGCTGGTACTTTGGAGCCCGATTTTGTGCCCTTCACAGTTCCTGTGATGTGGCGTTTTGTTACTCTTCTCTCTTCCACTTGTGCTTCATCTCCATCGACAGGTACATTGCTGTTACTGACCCCCTGGTCTATCCCACCAAGTTCACAGTGTCTGTGTCAGGAGTATGCATCAGCATCTCCTGGATCCTGCCCATTGTGTACAGCGGAGCTGTGTTCTACACAGGTGTCAGTGACGATGGGATGGAGGAATTAGTAAGTGCTCTCAACTGTATAGGCGGTTGTCAAATTGTTGTAAATCAAGAATGGGTTTTGATAAGTGTTCTGATATTTTTTATACCTTCCCTCATTATGGTAATTCTTTATGGTAAGATTTTTATTGTAGCTAAACAACAAGCtctaaaaattgaaaatactgGCAGCAAAGCAGAATCAGAGAGCTACAAATTCAGAGTggccaagagagagagaaaagcagctAAAACCCTGGGGGTCACAGTAGTAGCATTTATGATTTCATGGTTACCATATACAATTGATATATTAATTGATGCCTTTATGGGTTTCATAACCCCGGCCTATATTTATGAGATTTGCTGTTGGGGTGCCTATTATAACTCAGCCATGAACCCTTTGATTTATGCTTTATTTTACCCTTGGTTTAGGAAAGCCATGAAAGTCATTTTAACTGGGGGATTTTTTAATGATAGTTCATCAACCATTAGTTTATTTTCAGAATGA